Within the Epinephelus lanceolatus isolate andai-2023 chromosome 22, ASM4190304v1, whole genome shotgun sequence genome, the region taaattgattttgtgTTAAGAAAAGAGATTAACTTCAGCAGTACaatttttctgtcatttgttCCATGCCAGTGACCCAGTCCGGGATTAATTTTGGCAggtattttagatttagtcttagtcttcgtcaagtcactgcccaaaggCCGGGTTTCGAcaagtgagaccaggttgttgtGGACGCCACAAAGGTTATGGTTGCTCAAAAGTTGCTACAGTTTTGTCAACTTTtagtcaaaatgtttttccctTTAAATTAATGCAGTTAGGATAATACAGGTTATCAGAATTTCATTTAGACATACAAGTAATTtctacatttacacacacttttCTAGTAGAGTTTTTGAAAGGTTTAAAGAATGATTTCTGAACACACACTCTAAAACTTTGAGGCCATAActattaaatttaaaaagacaactatttgtacccaggttcactGTAAATTCAAACTCATcgatctcactgttaagaagcagaaaatatctttatttaagcctgaattatttttaaatctacAACATATTAGTCTGGAGATATAAAGTCATGTCCTCTCACAGAAttaggtgattaaaactgcaCTTCAAGAGTGCTGCAATTCAGTGGCTAACAAGCGgggctagctgctaactgctatagCCGCAACTAACAACTCCACATATCAATTCAACAGCTCCACtgttcacagacagacacacacagttgcTTATTTCCTGGCATTAACCAACCCATCATGGTTCAGTCTCATACACCTTATATGGGATTAGACAATGATTGCAAGCACAGTTGTCTGCTTCctcttttaaaacatttttctaatatttttcACAAAATAATTTATCATTCTGTTCTCTTCCTTTCATTTGAATGTCTGATAGTCCATCACTGACATTTTAGTCCCATCTCATCTTGTCAACCAAAAATGAATCGTACATTTTGCCATAGTTTTTATCAAAGATCTATTTTTTGCTTTGATATGTCTCCTCATTTGTCATGGTTtcaattgttttcaatgtaaattaccaaaattaacactgaccCAGCCTTAACAATTTATAACCCTATTTTGACTCTTGATTCACTGCAGAGCATGGCGAACAATATACCTACAGGTTGCAACAACCAATCACAAAAGGGGCCAAAATTACAGGAACACCCAAAATGAGTAGACATTCAATAATTAATCCAAAGGCATAGAGCCGGGCCAACATTCACACCTTGTAGTAAAAAGAACGCAACCAATCGTGGAGATCAACGGCCAAGTTCTGTAAAAGATTTTGTGCTGACAGTCTGCAGGAGTCCACAACTTTTCAGATATAAGTTAGCTGGCAAGCAGAGAGCGTGCAGTATATCCAAAGGAGTTATAGCTTTAGAAGTAAGCAAGACATTCAACTACATGCTGTTAAGGGTGATATACTCTGTCCATATCTTTTAATTTTTGGAGGGGGGTGTATTTGCTATAAAGTCTAATAGTTCTTTAAATGGGCAGCTATAGATAGAAACTGTTGAGTGTTCATTTCTTCATGCGAGTTTTTATGACCAGTTGAGTTTGTTCTCATCAGTAGAGTTGTAATAATTCTCCCTCTTCCCCCTCCACAGATAACAATTTGGAGCATAGTGCTCCGGACCAGTTTCACCCAGGAACTATGGACCACTCTGGGCTGCTGTGCTCAAACACACCGTCCGCTTCCTGGAACGGACCTAAGGGCTCCACTTTTTCTCCTGGAGTGTGGAACGAACCTTACAAATACAGCACCAACAAAGGCCCAGCGGTCCCACCCAAACAGCACACCATCATCGGTAATTCAGGAGGAGGGACGCAAGACGGGGTGATGTTAGTGAGCTCAGGACAGCCAGCGAGCTCACATTCCAGTTCATTCACGTCTGTGTCGAACCCTTCTGGGAGAGGAGGGAATAACATACCAGGGATTTCACTGGCAACAGCGATGATGGGGAAGCGGAGCGAGACGGAAGGGGCTGCAGcggatggagggaggggaggaggaggtgggggagtTGGGGAAGCAGTGAGAGGGCGGGAGAGGTCGGCACGTTCCATAGCAGCGGCAAACGCCTTCAAGTTCCGGGAGCGTTCCCTTTCTACGCCCACGGATTCTGGTTCCTTCTGCTTTACAGAAGGTGGTTTAGGCCAGCCAGACGGGAACATCCTGCTTACAGGAAATGGTAATGCTATGGCAATAACAGACCAACAACAGCATCATAACTTCCTTGGTTTGGGTGAGAACTACGCCCTTCTCTACCCTCGAGGGAGCTCTGAGGACAGTGccagcaccacagacacaaTCTCTGTCACGGCTTCAGACTACAGTGCCGATGGCCGCTTGCGCCTACGCTCCCGCTCAATATCACTTAAGAAATCCAAGCGCAAGCCACCACCCCCTGTGAGGAGCGTCTCTCTTATGAAGAACCTCGGAGAAGCTGAGGGGAGAATCCATCATGAAGGCAGTCTTTACCGGGATGGCCGGCCAAAAAGCCTACACATTCCCAGGGACCACTTTCCAGACTTCCAGCCTGATTTCCTCCTGCCCAGCTCCTCCAAACCCATTGTTGCTGAGCGGGAGCTGGGCCATGGAGGTACTGATGGACCTCCAAGCCTGGAGGTCCAGGCaccagagagggagggagagacagagctgACCTTCCCCACTCACTGGCAGCTAGGGGAGTGGAAGAATGACCCTTACAGGTAGGAAATGAAACTACACTTTACTTACTAGTTTCTCAATCCAGTTTGAATCTGTCTATCAGCCTGGTTTCAGCCTGCAACTTCTTTTTGTTGAGGATATCtttttaaaatgcagttaaCATGTATAGGAAGTATGTAAAGAAAAAAGTACCCCAAAAGAGTTGCCCAAAATTACCTAATACTAAATTTGGCAAAGAACAGCAAAATCAAGTGATGTCTCCTGTGACTAATCGAAAAGCTTAGCAAAGCTCCAGGAGCACCATAGTTACCTCCATAATTGGGCCGGTGTCTGCTCTGGGGGTTGACAGCGTGGGAGTCAGGCAGTTTGCCGGTGGATTTGGGGAGTGGAGGAGGAAGTTGTTGGAAGGTAAAACTACAAACGACAGACTTTTCAGCTGGTTGCCACAGTTTGGCAAGCTAACGACCATCAGGACTGTGCTTCTTCCACTCCAAAAGTACAGTTGCAGATTGCTGGTAAACTATGCTTTGTCACCTTTGAAgagttttatttttcctttgatTTGTGCAAGTAGGCTGAGGTGGAGAGACTAGAAAGGGAGAATTCCTGCGCCCAAGTCTTATAATGGTCTGGAAAAACTGttgtttattctggcatcatgttggctaaaaAAATGATTACGTAAATAAACAcccatgtaaacacaacaggtaATATCAAGGTCAGCAAAATGATCAAGGTCATGTCCATTTAGCGTATGATTAGTTGATAACATTATGATTGACAGGCCTAACCTGGTTATTAGTTTTGTAATTGAAATTATTAAGCATTGGCTCTGAAGTTTTCTTGATGTTtgactataaaaaaaaactagaaaTGCATTGAGttcttttctcctttcttcTCCAGATCTCTTTCAGGCTCCAGCACAGCAACAGGTACCACAGTGATTGAATGTATGAAAGTCAGAGGCAGCTCAGAGTCCCTGCTCGATTCTCCCGCCACCTCCCGAGCCACCTCACCCTCACAGCTCTCCATGGAAACAGACATCAAGGCTTCCTCACCCTTTAGACCCCCAGGACTCATGTCCCCATCAAGTGGCTATTCCAGCCAGTCAGAGACTCCCACCCCAACTGTTCCCCTCAGTCAAATGGCAGGTCAGGGGACAGTAGGGACAACAGGAACATTGGGATGTAAGTTGCGTCCGAAGATCCCAGAAAGAAAATCATCACTACCATCGCCCAAGGACCCGGCTGCAAGGTCTAGGTTGTCCTTTGAGATGCCTGGGAATGCACATCTGGAGCTGTCATCAATCAAGCCAAAGCAAAAGGCCAGCAGACGACATTCTGACACTTCGACGGCGGCAAAACCAGGAAAAATCAGCCCCAGCTCCTCACAGGCACTGCCTGTTGTCACCCAGAATGAGCTCAAGACTGTTCGGCTTCGTTCAGTCTCTCGTGGTGACTTGGAGGACTGCCCTGATGGGGCATCTGACACCATAGAAGAAGAACAGCATAACCGAGACCTAGGCGAGGATCCCAGTCCGCCACCCACCCTCCCAAAACCCAAACCACCCGTCGCCATCAAGCCCCCATTACCCAAACGACCCCTAAACCTCCTGCTCAAGTCTCcttccccctcctccacctctcctctaGCCCTTGACTCACCTCCTGCCTCACCTGTGGACAGACCAGTGCCCCTGGGCAACATCtacaaagtcatgaaaaaacccAAACCCAAAAAACCTCCACCACAAACAACAAGTCCCTCTGGTCTCCCAGATTCTACCACCATTCCACAAACTGCCTATGATCATCAATTCCTCCCCCACTCCCAGTCCCTCTTTGATCTCCCTCCTCTTCCAGACCCACAGCCTCTCCTGGAAGACCCAGCACTGGAGCCTGAGTTTGATGTCGACCCAGAGATCCGTTCTGGGGAAGGAGGCTCACTCCCCTCTCCCTGTAGTAACCAGGAGGCCCCGGAGCTACAGGACAAGAGCAAGACCCTCCCCTCGAGGATGACAATCTCCTGTCTGgcagagctgtcagacaaaAAGAAACCCAAGGTGAGAAAGACATCTCTCTGAAAATGGCTTATTTGAGGGGCAACATTGCAGTTAAGGTCACTAAATGTGTCATTAAGGCAAACAGTGGAAATACAGTTAATGGAGGTAGAGACTGTCAATGTTGTAAACATCCTCTTTTTAAAGTAATTGTACTCAGGTTTCAGAATTGTTGCTGTACTTAATTTCTCATTTGTTTCCAGGTTCCACCTCCAGTCCCCAAGAAGCCGAATGTCCTGCTTCTTCCCTCGTCGGTCCACTCCACCAATGGCAGCACAGAACGTCAGACCCCACAGGCTGAAAGCCCTGTGGGTCTTCCGTCTCCTGTAGGAGCATTCCCACCAGAAGAGTTACCCGGCTCTCCCAGTGTTCCTGATATGCTAGAGCAAGATGAGAACCACTTGGATGACAAGTCAGAAGAGGAGAGTTCAAAAGAGTCATCACTTCAGTCATCTCTGCAGGATTCCTCCCTCACAGAGCTGGGAGGGAAAATGGCCAGCACTGGGATTGGGGCAGGTAAGGGTGACAGATTTTAGAAATTAATGCTCTGGCTTCATCACACAAACTGTAACTCCAGatttactttaaacatttaaaagaaacattaaaaaggAGTACCCCTTTGAAAGTTTAACTTTTGAGGAGCAAATTTTTTTACCCTGTGGGTTTGAAAGGTGACTTTAATAAACTTGCTCATGGCGGCAGTTAAAATAGATTCCAATGGTGACCCAGTTCCAAAGTGAAATAAAAGGATCAAAATGTCCACAGAAACTCAAACCACTAAAACACACTTTTCTGCTTACCATCTGCACACTCAGTGTGTTCATATTTATGCCAAACATGTCCAACAGCTTTCATCTGATACTAGCATGGACAgctatttatatttttctgtcatgtaaatgtagttGCGGGAGACAAAGTTAAACAGCTAACTACTAGGGTCAGATGAGAACTGTTTAACTGTGTTTTGGTAAAAATATGGGTATTCTTTTTCAGTGAGGTATTCTTTTATATTAAGTAGTTCATCAGACAATAAGAAATGTGATTCATTTGTTCATTGTCTTCCTCAAAAAGCTTTTCTATTCCACATTTTAGACACAGTTTCTAATGGCTTAGCTTGCTAGCAGCAAGTTCATTTTGGTAACTCACCTACTGTTGCAGTGTTTGATGACTAGATATATGTGCACTTACACATTTATTAGATATTTCAAGGTGTGGTTGTGTATTTAGAAGCtgtttacaataaaataaacctTACCATATACACAGTATTTCACGTATCCTCATTCAACGCTTCATATGATATCTAATGAATTAGCCCCCTGGTAATGGGGTCGTCATGTTACGAACTTAACAAAAAGTTACAGACTGAACTTAATGTAGGtgggttaagtttaggcaaaaTGCTCTGTTGGTTAGCTTTATCAAAGTTAAGTTTCATAAATTAGATTTAGGAGAAAAAAATGGAACAGACGTACCTTATTATAACTAAAAGTTTATTTAGTTTCACGCGGGACATGAACAAcggtctcctgggtaaaagtcctgttTTGTTTGACTGATCTAACCTCAAGCTGCCTCCTTATGTGGACTTTCGCTCTTTAAACTACTTTCTTCTTGAAGTGGGATTTATACATGTGCCTACACTATAGTCTATGTACATGCcctacaccattgtgagcatttatacttgtgcagtggtgtgtctgtgtcactctgcagttacacctctaaaacactagtcggcagtggggtttctgtggagtgctgtaaagttgagttgattcaaaacacacattaaacacacattaaacacacattaaacttggcttatagagacaatttcaaacacaagtacacaaatcagcttcactataactcgcagaagacacattttccccacaaatacaacatgctaatgtattTAGTACAAGCCtacggcattttacattgtatgaattagcctagcagctagcagactagATACATGTGATCAATGATAGCCTGTCAGAGCTGCTTCATTTGATTAGGATCCTTCCCTGCTGTATTTGATACATTACCTCCTGATTCTGCCAGCAAAGATTTCTCCGGTTTTGAAGCAAATCAAAGCCAAATCGCTCTAAAATTGGACTAAATCAAAACACAGGCTGGTTCCCACTGTTTGTAACAGCGAAGATgacatttatcattattatgtaATTATTAGCTGAATGTAACTGATTCAGATTTACCTGAATTGCAAGGGACATACACAGGTATTATGAATGTTGGCTTTggccaaacaaccacaaagccAGCAGAAATTTACAGACATGAtgtgttaaattaaaaatatgtcatttacaaaaactacattttatttgatgttttaaaagGATTTCTCTGTCTTGTTCAGATGACTCAACAGCCAATGAGAAGACGGTACTCCACATCGCCGAGGAAACAGACGACGACTTGTTGGCCAGCACACCTGCAACGCACACCACCGAAGACCTGTTCACTATTATTCACAGGTTTGAACATGCACACATATACCATCAATACACATTtcagacatacagtatacatCCATAATACAGTATTTACAAGCAGTAATATTACAGTAAATGCTTCTCCGTGCCATTATAAACTTATTCTGATGGCACAAATGGTTTAAGCCAATGCCAAGCTTGTCCGCCTGCTTATTATAACCCAAAGCATGTGACCAAAGATGCATTGTCTTGTTGAAAAGGTGTAAAGCGGACAGAGCATAAGGTTCCCTAGCAACAGCTACACGTACAGTGTGTTACTGCATGACCAGCGGCCCTTTTTTGTCCTTTTCTCAgaatctctctcacacatacacacacatatggatgCAGGCACACACAGAGAATCACAAGAAAGCTAGTCTCTAAGCAACAAGTGTTCATGATTTTACCTTGCATGAGGCTGAAAATAGCTTGaaaggcagagaaaaaaaaaaggtgaggaGGGGGGAGAAGAAGAACAGGAGTCAATGTTTTTATCTCTTACAAGAAAGGATGGAGTCCCTTCTGTAGTAACATGCTTTAAATTCTTTTATTCTCTAAAAGGAGGCATGTCAATCTAAGTGTAACCCATCAAGCCTGAGGAGTAAATTTCAAATTGTGAATTCAATCAGTCAGAAATGGTGGTGAATTTAAATATGCTTCTATATCTTCCCTCTCCACCTTTAGTAATaatcttctctcttctcccaGGTCCAAGCGAAAGGTTCTGGGACGTAAAGAGCCAACAGACTCCTTTGGCAGCCGCCAGAGCCTGGTGTCCCCGGTGAAGCACAGCACCAGCGGTAGCGACCTCCGAAATCTGACCTTAGGCAGCAGTCAGAGGTCGAGCTCCCGCAATGAGAACTTCATGGCCCTGCTCCAGAAGAAAGGCAGCAAGTCTTCCAGCGGAGGAGCCAGAGTCTCCGCCATGGAGCTTCTCAAAAGCACAAACCCGCTGGCGCGACGGGTCACAGAGTTTTCAAACACCACGTCGACGACTGGCGAGGGAGGAGACGTCGCATCCGGGAATGGCAAACCCAACGATCAATGAACGGAAGTGTTGTCAACGGATGTTAACCAGGTCCGTTTGCTGTTGACAAAGCTACCAACCAATTCTACAATGTGCCACCCACTGCAGATGGGGCCTTCTGACTCACATGTCCAACTGGATTGCTCCAACTACTGATTGACCATTTGCACTGTCCAATCAAATTGGAGCACATATTTGGACAAAATGGTCCCTCCCATGGTTGAAGCACTATTGTTCCCTGTCAAACTGGTCCCTCTAGGAGAGCGAGAAATCTGTGGAGAGCAAAGTTCATTCTCActatattttcactgaaagTTGGAGGCTTTAGGGTTACGTTTCAACACTGCTCCGTGTTTTCCTCATTGGGGATAAGTTCAGTGTGGATGCTGGATGCACAGATGGATGGGTGGAGTAGACACAGGAAATATAGGGATATACAGTGGATATCTTTACTCCTGACTCCTGAATGAAGACAACAGTCCCTGATGACAACAATGGTCATATAAATGAATCTGTAACCAGTTATACTGATCCACAAGGATACCACAGAGGATCAGTGATCAAATGAATTCAAGAAATGAATGGAATAAAATTCAGAAGATGCAAGACCTCCTAATGATTCGTCTACGGTTTAACCGAAACCCTCCAACCAGTAGCGCTACAGCACCCACACCTGTAGACCTACGCGAATATAAGGATAAGTTATTAAAGGTGCGATGATGCATCTGAAAGAGCAAGCATGCCCAAAACGTTGGGCATCATAACTCTTGTTCTCTCTATGGTAAAGGCAATACCATAGCAGGCATCAGCATTGTCAGAAAACTGAACATTCTGATCTGAGCGGATGAAGCGCAGGGTTTACAAAGAAAAACCACATGGGGGCTTTTTGCCACCAAAGATGAGGCATGAGCATGTCACAGATTTTGTCGCTCATGCGATGAACACGAACCTTCATAAAACATTCCACAGAAGCACCGAGCAAATGGACGGCAATTTGGAACgcaagcacttttctttttccgTGGCATCGGAGGTCATTTCGATGGCGCACCCTTTGCGTCGCTACATTTTTTGCCTCTCATCAATCATTATTTTTCCagtcttttttacatttttgttttcttatatttttcCTACACATGCTAGATGGCCATATTCTGTACATGTTTCATTAGACTGTTCTGTATGTATCATGTACAAAGATAAATGTAACACATCTATCAACGGATATCATTTGCAGACACAAAGACTAAAAATAGTGTACAGAGCAGCAAGCAGCTTGGACTTCAAACTGCCCACACcatggagggaaaacacactcaagcacacacacacacgcacacacacacacacagactaagGAGTAACGCCATGGAAGACAAACAGAACAGACcggaacagtgtgtgtgttcatacgaGTGTGTGCGCAGATGAAATCTTGCCTGTGGAGTTTCTGTACGGAGAGCATGAAGCAGGCCTGGTTATTAAACAgggtttttattcattttggtCTCTGGTGACGGGACCAAAGGACTGTTAAAAACTACAAACAGACCAGAGGGGACCTAgcggtgtgtatgtgtgtgtgtgtgtgtgcttgtgtgtgtttgtgtgcttgtgtgtgttcatgtgcatgtATAGAGGGAAGTGCCAAGAACAagacagagaagaaagagaaagagagagtgcacGTACATGTGCCTGTTTatgtgtttggcatttttgtgtgtgtgtcctcactacgtgtgcatatttgtgtgtgaatgtgtgtgtgtgtgtgtgtgtcctgtcacCCCGCAATCTTTCCTTGGGATAGGATTAGAATGACCTAAGCAGACCCCCTTAAACCATACATTACAGAACCATAAGGATTTCGGAACCAGAAGGGATTCCGCAACCAATAGGTTTCTGGAATCAAGAGGATTGAGAACCAGTGCATTAGAGAAGGAAAAAGGATTCCAGAACCCAAAGGATTCTGGAAAAACTGGCAGAGTTTGGAATTCGGGAATGAGGGAGTCTTGTGATGATAGAACCACCTGGTCATAACAGCACCAATCTTGGAACACAATCTGAGGTTCAGACCTAGGTTTGAAAATGATTTAGCATATGGGGGTAAGCGCCAATATTCCATTGATTCCAGTGTAGCCAGCGATATCTGGATATTCAGGCCAAGACTTCGTCATTGTCTACTGTAGGGATGCACGACGATATATCGGCACTTGATTGGTATCCGCCGATACGGATACggtattttgcacaatgaatgactattacatacat harbors:
- the nhsl2 gene encoding NHS-like protein 2 isoform X3, yielding MFWDRKNSMGNSQRRPKGRHRPKSATATSGLEAESGRRGGSSSSHGDGNHSSSSGGGGGSSSSGGAAHFRSPWQQSVNVFGSWSRPECVEELHQQAQLNLQSLLQDFEEQLYDTKLTGQTFRHPSSQSSDDTSTSLSRSPISLNNKRPDFIFLPASKQLYDDETTSSVFGLRSVTDPSPSPSPSPCGSDRPPLGWSSNNSSCSTATSVTTGPPVADKPRWQLGRRTPGHFLPLDITGEGRGGKFHGVDLLQHSPSPSPSPGDPFPHQPRSLEPVTDTLHQNLPLRKTHSDLDTTLPADNNLEHSAPDQFHPGTMDHSGLLCSNTPSASWNGPKGSTFSPGVWNEPYKYSTNKGPAVPPKQHTIIGNSGGGTQDGVMLVSSGQPASSHSSSFTSVSNPSGRGGNNIPGISLATAMMGKRSETEGAAADGGRGGGGGGVGEAVRGRERSARSIAAANAFKFRERSLSTPTDSGSFCFTEGGLGQPDGNILLTGNGNAMAITDQQQHHNFLGLGENYALLYPRGSSEDSASTTDTISVTASDYSADGRLRLRSRSISLKKSKRKPPPPVRSVSLMKNLGEAEGRIHHEGSLYRDGRPKSLHIPRDHFPDFQPDFLLPSSSKPIVAERELGHGGTDGPPSLEVQAPEREGETELTFPTHWQLGEWKNDPYRSLSGSSTATGTTVIECMKVRGSSESLLDSPATSRATSPSQLSMETDIKASSPFRPPGLMSPSSGYSSQSETPTPTVPLSQMAGQGTVGTTGTLGCKLRPKIPERKSSLPSPKDPAARSRLSFEMPGNAHLELSSIKPKQKASRRHSDTSTAAKPGKISPSSSQALPVVTQNELKTVRLRSVSRGDLEDCPDGASDTIEEEQHNRDLGEDPSPPPTLPKPKPPVAIKPPLPKRPLNLLLKSPSPSSTSPLALDSPPASPVDRPVPLGNIYKVMKKPKPKKPPPQTTSPSGLPDSTTIPQTAYDHQFLPHSQSLFDLPPLPDPQPLLEDPALEPEFDVDPEIRSGEGGSLPSPCSNQEAPELQDKSKTLPSRMTISCLAELSDKKKPKVPPPVPKKPNVLLLPSSVHSTNGSTERQTPQAESPVGLPSPVGAFPPEELPGSPSVPDMLEQDENHLDDKSEEESSKESSLQSSLQDSSLTELGGKMASTGIGADDSTANEKTVLHIAEETDDDLLASTPATHTTEDLFTIIHRSKRKVLGRKEPTDSFGSRQSLVSPVKHSTSGSDLRNLTLGSSQRSSSRNENFMALLQKKGSKSSSGGARVSAMELLKSTNPLARRVTEFSNTTSTTGEGGDVASGNGKPNDQ
- the nhsl2 gene encoding NHS-like protein 2 isoform X1; this encodes MPFCKRTVLPKDVCKPDGRRLLEARPRQQAEIFGDLADVCGFTLCSVLRQLSDLSRHSVSILQELEGELVSVCHRSGALEGRVVRLQRHVAELVSKPPPRTTSGLEAESGRRGGSSSSHGDGNHSSSSGGGGGSSSSGGAAHFRSPWQQSVNVFGSWSRPECVEELHQQAQLNLQSLLQDFEEQLYDTKLTGQTFRHPSSQSSDDTSTSLSRSPISLNNKRPDFIFLPASKQLYDDETTSSVFGLRSVTDPSPSPSPSPCGSDRPPLGWSSNNSSCSTATSVTTGPPVADKPRWQLGRRTPGHFLPLDITGEGRGGKFHGVDLLQHSPSPSPSPGDPFPHQPRSLEPVTDTLHQNLPLRKTHSDLDTTLPADNNLEHSAPDQFHPGTMDHSGLLCSNTPSASWNGPKGSTFSPGVWNEPYKYSTNKGPAVPPKQHTIIGNSGGGTQDGVMLVSSGQPASSHSSSFTSVSNPSGRGGNNIPGISLATAMMGKRSETEGAAADGGRGGGGGGVGEAVRGRERSARSIAAANAFKFRERSLSTPTDSGSFCFTEGGLGQPDGNILLTGNGNAMAITDQQQHHNFLGLGENYALLYPRGSSEDSASTTDTISVTASDYSADGRLRLRSRSISLKKSKRKPPPPVRSVSLMKNLGEAEGRIHHEGSLYRDGRPKSLHIPRDHFPDFQPDFLLPSSSKPIVAERELGHGGTDGPPSLEVQAPEREGETELTFPTHWQLGEWKNDPYRSLSGSSTATGTTVIECMKVRGSSESLLDSPATSRATSPSQLSMETDIKASSPFRPPGLMSPSSGYSSQSETPTPTVPLSQMAGQGTVGTTGTLGCKLRPKIPERKSSLPSPKDPAARSRLSFEMPGNAHLELSSIKPKQKASRRHSDTSTAAKPGKISPSSSQALPVVTQNELKTVRLRSVSRGDLEDCPDGASDTIEEEQHNRDLGEDPSPPPTLPKPKPPVAIKPPLPKRPLNLLLKSPSPSSTSPLALDSPPASPVDRPVPLGNIYKVMKKPKPKKPPPQTTSPSGLPDSTTIPQTAYDHQFLPHSQSLFDLPPLPDPQPLLEDPALEPEFDVDPEIRSGEGGSLPSPCSNQEAPELQDKSKTLPSRMTISCLAELSDKKKPKVPPPVPKKPNVLLLPSSVHSTNGSTERQTPQAESPVGLPSPVGAFPPEELPGSPSVPDMLEQDENHLDDKSEEESSKESSLQSSLQDSSLTELGGKMASTGIGADDSTANEKTVLHIAEETDDDLLASTPATHTTEDLFTIIHRSKRKVLGRKEPTDSFGSRQSLVSPVKHSTSGSDLRNLTLGSSQRSSSRNENFMALLQKKGSKSSSGGARVSAMELLKSTNPLARRVTEFSNTTSTTGEGGDVASGNGKPNDQ
- the nhsl2 gene encoding NHS-like protein 2 isoform X2, translating into MRWKRRRSPAQGRTGDDEDEEKSSDTSFRVHFFKATSGLEAESGRRGGSSSSHGDGNHSSSSGGGGGSSSSGGAAHFRSPWQQSVNVFGSWSRPECVEELHQQAQLNLQSLLQDFEEQLYDTKLTGQTFRHPSSQSSDDTSTSLSRSPISLNNKRPDFIFLPASKQLYDDETTSSVFGLRSVTDPSPSPSPSPCGSDRPPLGWSSNNSSCSTATSVTTGPPVADKPRWQLGRRTPGHFLPLDITGEGRGGKFHGVDLLQHSPSPSPSPGDPFPHQPRSLEPVTDTLHQNLPLRKTHSDLDTTLPADNNLEHSAPDQFHPGTMDHSGLLCSNTPSASWNGPKGSTFSPGVWNEPYKYSTNKGPAVPPKQHTIIGNSGGGTQDGVMLVSSGQPASSHSSSFTSVSNPSGRGGNNIPGISLATAMMGKRSETEGAAADGGRGGGGGGVGEAVRGRERSARSIAAANAFKFRERSLSTPTDSGSFCFTEGGLGQPDGNILLTGNGNAMAITDQQQHHNFLGLGENYALLYPRGSSEDSASTTDTISVTASDYSADGRLRLRSRSISLKKSKRKPPPPVRSVSLMKNLGEAEGRIHHEGSLYRDGRPKSLHIPRDHFPDFQPDFLLPSSSKPIVAERELGHGGTDGPPSLEVQAPEREGETELTFPTHWQLGEWKNDPYRSLSGSSTATGTTVIECMKVRGSSESLLDSPATSRATSPSQLSMETDIKASSPFRPPGLMSPSSGYSSQSETPTPTVPLSQMAGQGTVGTTGTLGCKLRPKIPERKSSLPSPKDPAARSRLSFEMPGNAHLELSSIKPKQKASRRHSDTSTAAKPGKISPSSSQALPVVTQNELKTVRLRSVSRGDLEDCPDGASDTIEEEQHNRDLGEDPSPPPTLPKPKPPVAIKPPLPKRPLNLLLKSPSPSSTSPLALDSPPASPVDRPVPLGNIYKVMKKPKPKKPPPQTTSPSGLPDSTTIPQTAYDHQFLPHSQSLFDLPPLPDPQPLLEDPALEPEFDVDPEIRSGEGGSLPSPCSNQEAPELQDKSKTLPSRMTISCLAELSDKKKPKVPPPVPKKPNVLLLPSSVHSTNGSTERQTPQAESPVGLPSPVGAFPPEELPGSPSVPDMLEQDENHLDDKSEEESSKESSLQSSLQDSSLTELGGKMASTGIGADDSTANEKTVLHIAEETDDDLLASTPATHTTEDLFTIIHRSKRKVLGRKEPTDSFGSRQSLVSPVKHSTSGSDLRNLTLGSSQRSSSRNENFMALLQKKGSKSSSGGARVSAMELLKSTNPLARRVTEFSNTTSTTGEGGDVASGNGKPNDQ